Proteins from one Leptonema illini DSM 21528 genomic window:
- the truA gene encoding tRNA pseudouridine(38-40) synthase TruA, with the protein MVRRRYALTIAYDGSRLFGFQTQKDGETVQSRLETALSVLLREEIKIQAAGRTDSGVHATGQVVSFRTYALIEESDSFLRSIDALAGPSVQAVKFHEVPYDFHPRFDCVAREYEYLIHQARTPSLFMSPYTWTVPDSLDLEAVFPELLALQGEHNFEAFTKRANPEEKKERYLDHIALQRRYDPVGGATLLALTIRGNAFLHNMIRIIVGSFVDRASGRLSMSLPDIVKSRDRIQAGRTAPPQGLYFRAAYYPDVPDLHGIGLSLLRDYPVFGNSLFKQKLLRLQDSLQSNT; encoded by the coding sequence ATGGTGCGACGGCGTTACGCTCTGACGATCGCCTATGACGGTTCCCGGCTCTTCGGCTTTCAGACGCAGAAAGACGGCGAAACGGTTCAGAGTCGACTGGAAACGGCGCTCAGCGTCTTGCTGCGCGAAGAGATCAAGATCCAGGCGGCCGGACGTACCGATTCGGGCGTGCATGCGACCGGACAGGTCGTTTCTTTTCGCACATATGCGTTGATCGAGGAATCCGACAGTTTTCTGCGTTCCATTGACGCGCTTGCAGGCCCCTCCGTTCAGGCAGTGAAGTTTCACGAGGTGCCTTACGACTTTCATCCGCGCTTCGACTGTGTGGCCAGAGAATACGAGTATCTGATTCATCAGGCACGAACGCCTTCGCTGTTTATGTCGCCTTATACCTGGACCGTCCCCGACTCCCTTGATCTGGAGGCTGTGTTTCCCGAACTGCTCGCCTTGCAGGGAGAGCATAACTTCGAGGCCTTTACAAAGCGCGCAAATCCCGAAGAGAAGAAAGAACGCTATCTCGATCATATCGCCCTGCAGCGACGTTACGATCCGGTCGGAGGCGCTACGCTTCTTGCGCTGACGATACGCGGGAACGCCTTTTTGCATAACATGATCCGCATCATCGTCGGAAGCTTCGTTGATCGCGCCTCCGGACGACTGAGTATGTCGCTTCCGGATATTGTGAAAAGCAGAGACCGCATCCAGGCCGGACGCACCGCTCCGCCACAGGGACTCTACTTTCGAGCCGCGTATTATCCCGATGTTCCCGACCTTCACGGTATCGGGCTGTCGCTGCTCCGTGATTATCCCGTCTTCGGGAACAGCCTTTTCAAGCAGAAGCTGCTTCGCCTTCAAGATAGTCTGCAATCAAATACATAG
- a CDS encoding outer membrane beta-barrel protein, with product MVDFRTALRRQPLLLLLATAISVAAPAGLSAQNFNEELKMEAGFWMGGSFPVPGTPADDVLDSNLGAGGFYRLYWPSPFLLEAGFSYAAYKSQSTQQLITVPVYAAIAYPLPWIQRFSVLLKLGAGASYLEVRPVNRSGWDPMLYGGFEFSILAARRFRVGLRIDGYYIYEEFRSEPKELKYLRYMQGSYDDRFYKTKEFEIYNPAFYNFGLMVSFII from the coding sequence GTGGTAGATTTTCGAACAGCTCTCCGTCGCCAGCCTTTGCTTCTGCTGCTTGCCACCGCTATCTCTGTGGCCGCTCCGGCCGGCCTCAGCGCGCAGAACTTCAATGAAGAGCTGAAGATGGAGGCCGGCTTCTGGATGGGTGGTTCGTTTCCCGTTCCGGGAACGCCGGCCGACGACGTGCTCGATTCAAACCTCGGTGCGGGCGGCTTTTACAGACTGTACTGGCCGAGCCCCTTCCTGCTCGAAGCCGGGTTTTCCTACGCCGCCTACAAATCGCAGAGCACACAACAGCTGATTACCGTGCCCGTATATGCGGCGATCGCATACCCGCTTCCATGGATACAGCGCTTCAGCGTTTTGCTGAAACTTGGCGCCGGCGCCTCCTATCTTGAAGTGCGTCCCGTAAACCGTAGCGGCTGGGACCCTATGCTCTACGGTGGATTTGAATTCTCCATCCTTGCTGCCCGACGTTTTCGCGTGGGGCTTCGTATCGACGGCTATTATATTTACGAAGAATTTCGCTCCGAACCCAAAGAACTGAAGTATCTGCGATACATGCAGGGCAGTTACGACGATCGCTTCTACAAAACAAAGGAGTTTGAGATATACAATCCGGCCTTTTACAACTTCGGCCTGATGGTCTCTTTCATCATTTGA